A single genomic interval of Caretta caretta isolate rCarCar2 chromosome 23, rCarCar1.hap1, whole genome shotgun sequence harbors:
- the PRICKLE3 gene encoding LOW QUALITY PROTEIN: prickle planar cell polarity protein 3 (The sequence of the model RefSeq protein was modified relative to this genomic sequence to represent the inferred CDS: deleted 2 bases in 2 codons), translated as MFTRGSRRRRSSRPPADDADPDRGQPCHACGDQCPGFLVHGWRKICQHCKCPREEHMVRAVPVDLERMMGRLISDFQRHSISDDDSGCASEEYAWVPPGLKPEQVYQFFSCLPEDKVPYVNSPGEQYRLRQLLHQLPPHDSEAQYCSPLEEEEKKELKVFSQQRKRENLGRGTVRLFPVTITGAICEQCGKQIRGGDIAVFASRAGHGACWHPQCFQCTTCRELLVDLIYFYQEGKIYCGRHHAERLKPRCQACDEIIFADECTEAEGRHWHMRHFCCFECEEALGGQRYVMRQSRPFCCRCYQALYAEYCDACGEPVGINQGQMTYEGQHWHATDACFCCTRCRLPLLGKPFLPKAGQIFCSRGCSLGGDDASASDSCDSALHGPRPQDGHRAPPRRPPVARSISFAGRTAPARGADPGGRRSWSGTPGAEEGGELAGCTSRGTSTCPGPPEEEEGGSESRFLRGVPHRHSMPELGLAPAKGADWTSSSASKLSVSPRLSQGPPLEDRGAGGFPRGTAPRVSFREPLVAGEPGGPHSSQLHQSRPHTRPCSSSDNALHLAGEGEPEGGLPPEDQGRGGRPLVCSASEGAFLPSHRRRYLRGHGGAWRCYSSSSSSSSDSEEEGFFLGEPIPLPPHLRGGAGPPLAAAAGPPRQGGGKGHQGLRGARDRSCVVA; from the exons ATGTTCACCCGGGGGTCTCGGCGCCGACGCTCCTCCCGCCCT CCGGCCGACGATGCCGACCCTGACCGGGGGCAGCCGTGCCACGCGTGTGGGGACCAGTGTCCCGGCTTCCTGGTGCACGGATGGAG GAAGATCTGCCAGCACTGCAAGTGCCCCCGGGAGGAGCACATGGTGCGGGCGGTGCCCGTCGACCTGGAGCGCATGATGGGCCGGCTCATCTCGGACTTCCAGCGCCACTCCATCTCCGACGACGACTCGGGCTGCGCCTCCGAGGAGTACGCCTGGGTGCCACCCGGCCTCAAGCCGGAGCAG GTGTATCAGTTCTTCAGCTGCCTCCCTGAGGACAAGGTGCCCTATGTGAACAGTCCCGGAGAGCAGTACCGGCTCCGCCAGCTCCTGCACCAGCTGCCCCCCCATGACAGCGAG GCTCAGTACTGCAGCCctctggaggaggaagagaagaaggagctGAAGGTTTTCTCCCAGCAGCGGAAGAGGGAGAATCTCGGGCGAGGGACGGTCCGGCTGTTCCCGGTCACCATTACTGGTGCCATCTGTGAGCAG TGCGGGAAGCAGATCCGCGGCGGGGACATCGCGGTGTTCGCCAGCCGGGCGGGGCACGGGGCCTGCTGGCACCCCCAGTGCTTCCAGTGCACGACCTGCCGGGAGCTGCTCGTGGATCTCATCTACTTCTACCAGGAGGGGAAGATCTACTGCGGGCGGCACCATGCCGAGCGCCTCAAACCCCGCTGCCAGGCCTGTGACGag aTCATCTTCGCCGACGAGTGCACGGAGGCCGAGGGCCGCCATTGGCACATGCGCCATTTCTGCTGCTTCGAGTGCGAGGAGGCGCTGGGCGGGCAGCGTTACGTCATGCGCCAGAGCCGCCCCTTCTGCTGCCGCTGCTACCAGGCCCTCTACGCGGAGTACTGCGACGCCTGCGGGGAGCCCGTCG GCATCAACCAGGGCCAGATGACCTACGAGGGCCAGCACTGGCATGCCACTGATGCCTGCTTCTGCTGCACCCGGTGCCGGCTGCCGCTGCTGGGCAAACCCTTCCTGCCCAAGGCGGGGCAGATCTTCTGCTcccggggctgcagcctggggggggACGACGCCAGCGCCTCGGACTCCTGCGACTCGGCCCTCCAcggcccccgcccccaggacGGGCaccgggcc cccccccgccgacCACCCGTCGCCCGCTCCATCTCCTTCGCCGGCCGCACGGCCCCAGCCCGGGGTGCAGACCCCGGCGGGCGGCGCAGCTGGAGCGGGACCCctggggcggaggaggggggcGAGCTGGCCGGATGCACCTCGCGGGGCACCTCCACCTGCCCAGGACCCccagaagaggaggaaggag GTTCTGAGTCCCGCTTCCTGCGCGGCGTCCCCCACCGACACTCCATGCCCGAGCTGGGCCTGGCCCCGGCCAAGGGGGCCGACTGGACCAGCAGCTCTGCCTCCAAGCTCTCGGTCTCCCCCCGGCTCAGCCAGGGCCCCCCGCTGGAAgacaggggggcggggggcttccCGCGGGGTACCGCCCCCCGGGTGAGCTTCCGGGAGCCCCTGGtggcaggagagccgggggggcccCACAGCAGCCAGCTGCATCAGAGCCGGCCCCACACccggccctgctcctcctccgACAACGCCCTGcacctggcaggggagggggagcccgAGGGGGGGCTCCCCCCGGAGGAtcagggccggggggggcggcCCCTGGTCTGTTCGGCCTCGGAGGGGGCCTTCCTCCCCAGCCACCGGCGCCGCTACCTCCGGGGCCACGGTGGCGCCTGGCGCtgctactcctcctcctcctcctcctcctcggacTCGGAGGAGGAAGGCTTCTTCCTCGGGGAGCCaatccccctgcctccccacctgcGGGGCGGGGCCGGCCCCCCGCTGGCCGCTGCGGCG GGCCCCCCCCGGCAAGGAGGGGGCAAAGGGCACCAGGGGCTGCGCGGGGCTCGGGACAGGAGCTGCGTGGTGGCCTGA
- the PLP2 gene encoding proteolipid protein 2, whose amino-acid sequence MDSSGGTPGCMGQCTSFLRSHKGTVLALEIGLCIVILICYGASWTPGYTGLAIFEMVFSIVFFIIYTLGLNKQLAFVHWGWSDFIRAVIGALLFLITSLIVVIRHRDGAGIAAGVFGLLAGILFAYDAYITFPTLRKTHTAAPTESPEAV is encoded by the exons ATGGACTCCTCTGGCGGCACCCCGGGGTGCATGGGGCAATGCACCAGCTTCCTCCGCTCCCACAAGGGCACCGTCCTGGCGCTGGAGATT GGCCTCTGTATTGTTATCCTGATCTGCTACGGTGCGTCTTGGACCCCTGGTTACACGGGTTTAGCCATCTTCGAGATGGTGTTTTCCATCGTCTTCTTCATCATCTACACCCTAGGATTAAACAAGCAGCTGGCTTTTGTGCACTGGGGCTGGAGC GATTTCATCCGTGCTGTGATTGGTGCTTTGCTCTTCCTCATCACCTCCCTCATCGTTGTCATTCGCCACAGGGACGGAGCTGGGATCGCAGCTGGG GTCTTTGGGCTCCTGGCCGGCATCCTGTTTGCATATGATGCCTATATTACATTCCCCACCCTCCGGAAAACCCACACAGCTGCCCCCACTG AATCCCCGGAGGCTGTCTGA
- the MAGIX gene encoding PDZ domain-containing protein MAGIX, whose translation MGGAGPHLQHWGAEQSEACGISCSAHQSPHRAPEPPIPAAETAPVARVNVVVVVDGSCILQYTHRDSPCLCLHRGDALPAHRPPPCYGAAAPCSPPAAGPPISRRARGLGVRCCTEFCLGKEEERAEWRPRHQGAPPRRTPPPGRLTPVPLPRSATGPWFTVEAPEDGGPGAQVARIWDRGRCPLLEEGDLVAKVNGADVRGLRPREVENVLQQHTRAGDVILLVERRGPGLCRAPLEPLFSIPSPCWDPPWTGGARDSWGGPSRDTLAVTSFVGPEPRDMLLCPARCCGGETQRPRCPQPAGGPGELGGSVAPDSAGRADRLVPGPSGDPPSGKRSEDGGLLARFSHRELGSLFRQVGAKVRLRILSTPRDAAASSDLDAADIQVEERAVRPGCRLPQPQCLSVPWDPPSYSVELVRGPLGFGFSLRGGSEYNMDIYVLGLLEGGPAQQSGKIQVSDQLVEINGEPTLGMTHARAVEQIRRGGSRIRLVLRKGDGFVPDYDHEHIPSPAGRDQMPEGGPAPHGWRADTAERSLRWGQDAGGCLEASPSSGERGSHLCHQRGSRDHRGTEQGWLASGKEAEARKGDSGSLSPRKERVWRGLSEPAPGPWLVPSKERLSRALRGVCMGDGEDDKGGSLGWSKDGEGRRRT comes from the exons ATGGGCGGGGCGGGGCCCCATCTCCAGCACTGGGGGGCGGAGCAAAGTGAAGCCTGCGGAATCAG ctgcagcgccCACCAGAGCCCCCACAGGGCCCCTGAACCCCCAATCCCAGCAGCAGAGACAGCACCGGTGGCTAGAG tgaacgtggtggtggtggtggacgGGAGCTGTATCCTCCAATACACCCATCGCGACTCCCCCTGCCTTTGCCTCCACCGCGGGGACGCCCTGCCGGCCCATCGGCCTCCCCCCTGCTATGGGGccgctgccccctgcagcccccccgccGCCGGGCCCCCCATCTCCCGCCGGGCCCGGGGCCTGGGGGTCCGGTGCTGCACTGAGTTTTgcctggggaaggaagaggagcgGGCGGAGTGGAGACCCCGCCACCAGGGGGCGCCCCCCCGCCGCACCCCGCCACCTGGCCGGCTGACGCCGGTGCCCCTGCCCCGCAGCGCCACGGGGCCCTGGTTTACAGTGGAGGCGCCAGAGGACGGTGGACCCGGGGCCCAGGTGGCCAGGATCTGGGACCGGgggcgctgccccctgctggaggaggGCGACCTCGTGGCCAAAGTGAACGGGGCCGACGTGAGGGGCCTCAGGCCCCGGGAGGTGGAGAACGTCCTGCAGCAGCACACGCGGGCCGGGGACGTCATCCTGCTGGTGGAGCGGAGAG gtCCTGGACTCTGCCGGGCCCCCCTGGAGCCCCTGTTCTCcattccctctccctgctgggatCCCCCCTGGACGGGGGGGGCCCGGGACTCTTGGGGGGGTCCCAGCAGGGATACCCTGGCCGTCACCAGCTTTGTGGGGCCCGAAcccagggacatgctgctgtGCCCAGCCCGCTGCTGCgggggggagacccagaggccGCGATGCCCCCAGCCCGCGGGGgggcctggggagctggggggcagcgtGGCCCCAGACAGCGCTGGGAGAGCAG ACAGGCTGGTGCCCGGGCCCAGCGGGGACCCCCCCAGTGGGAAGCGTTCGGAGGACGGGGGGCTCCTGGCCCGGTTCTCCCACCGTGAACTCGGGAGCCTCTTTCGCCAGGTGGGGGCCAAGGTCCGGCTGCGAATTCTGTCCACCCCCAGGGACGCAG ctgcctcCAGTGACCTGGACGCGGCCGACATCCAGGTGGAGGAAAGAGCTGTGAGGCCGGGGTGCCGGCTGCCCCAGCCACAg tgtcTGTCGgtcccctgggacccccccagctACTCGGTGGAGCTGGTGCGTGGCCCCCTCGGCTTCGGGTTCAGCCTGCGGGGGGGCAGCGAATACAACATGGACATCTACgtgctggggctgctggagggggggCCGGCCCAGCAGAGCGGCAAGATACAG GTCAGCGACCAGCTGGTGGAGATCAATGGGGAGCCCACGCTGGGCATGACGCACGCCCGGGCCGTGGAGCAGATCCGCCGGGGGGGCAGCCGCATCCGCCTGGTGCTCAGGAAAGGCGACGGATTCGTCCCTGACTACG ACCATGAgcacatccccagccccgccgggCGGGACCAGATGCCAGAGGGTGGACCGGCACCACACGGCTGGAGAGCAGACACGGCCGAGAGGTCTCTGCGGTGGGGTCAGGACGCCGGGGGCTGCCTGGAGGCTTCTCCCAGCAGTGGCGAGCGaggatcccacctctgccaccaacgTGGGTCCCGGGACCATcggggcacagagcagggctggctggcatcggggaaggaggcagaggccAGGAAGGGAGACAGCGGGTCCCTCTCCCCCCGGAAGGAGCGGGTCTGGAGGGGCCTCTCAGAACCAGCCCCTGGGccctggctggtgcccagcaagGAGCGCCTCTCACGGGCCCTGAGGGGCGTCTGCATGGGGGACGGGGAGGACGACAAAGGGGGCAGCCTGGGGTGGAGcaaagatggggaggggaggaggaggacttag